In Pedobacter sp. WC2423, the following are encoded in one genomic region:
- a CDS encoding NUDIX hydrolase, with protein sequence MKTYTIYINDNTLLIANKVPSHTEPVELVEENGFNFEAFYEGLSKLSAKQYVLITADPKSLFKQMKAGLTVIKAAGGLVMNAKDEYLFIFRNKKWDLPKGKVEKGEGIKDAGRREVEEECGVKINTNDERLCKTYHVYEMGTRLVLKRTNWYSMTVKGSPKLIPQKEEGITKAEWLTAADLKPVLKNTYPSIIDVLKAGKLIKEKVSKEKIKLP encoded by the coding sequence ATGAAAACTTATACCATTTACATCAACGATAATACACTGCTGATTGCGAACAAAGTGCCCTCGCACACTGAACCTGTTGAGCTGGTGGAGGAAAACGGGTTTAATTTTGAAGCTTTCTATGAAGGCTTGAGTAAATTATCTGCAAAACAGTATGTACTGATCACTGCTGATCCAAAATCACTTTTCAAACAAATGAAGGCCGGCTTAACTGTCATTAAAGCCGCGGGTGGTCTGGTCATGAACGCAAAAGATGAATACTTGTTTATCTTCAGAAATAAAAAATGGGATCTGCCTAAAGGTAAAGTCGAAAAAGGAGAAGGCATTAAAGATGCCGGAAGACGCGAAGTTGAAGAAGAATGCGGCGTAAAAATCAATACCAACGATGAAAGGTTATGCAAAACCTATCATGTTTATGAAATGGGGACCAGGTTAGTCCTGAAAAGAACCAACTGGTATAGCATGACCGTTAAAGGAAGCCCTAAATTGATTCCGCAGAAAGAAGAAGGGATTACTAAAGCAGAATGGCTTACCGCTGCTGACCTTAAGCCAGTGCTGAAAAATACTTATCCTTCTATTATTGACGTGCTGAAAGCGGGCAAACTGATTAAAGAGAAAGTATCTAAAGAAAAAATAAAGCTTCCTTAG
- the coaD gene encoding pantetheine-phosphate adenylyltransferase: protein MKIALFPGSFDPLTIAHADILKRALPLFDKVVVGIGLNSSKQSFLSGQVREEIVKAVFAAYDNIEVQSYEGLTVDFCRKINASYMIRGIRSVGDFEYERAIAQINQTMMPEMETIFILSKPEYSAISSTIVRDILRNHGDVTPFLPKEALFFL, encoded by the coding sequence ATGAAAATAGCCCTGTTTCCGGGATCATTTGATCCATTAACCATCGCACATGCTGATATCTTAAAGCGTGCCTTGCCATTATTTGATAAAGTAGTAGTTGGAATAGGACTGAACAGTTCTAAACAAAGTTTTTTATCCGGACAGGTGCGCGAAGAAATCGTAAAAGCTGTATTTGCAGCATATGATAACATTGAAGTTCAATCTTATGAAGGCTTAACGGTTGATTTTTGCAGAAAGATCAATGCTTCTTATATGATCCGTGGAATCCGGTCTGTAGGTGACTTTGAATATGAAAGGGCAATTGCGCAGATTAACCAGACGATGATGCCAGAAATGGAAACGATCTTTATTTTGAGTAAACCTGAGTATTCGGCCATCAGCTCCACCATAGTCCGGGATATTCTCCGTAACCATGGTGATGTAACGCCTTTTCTTCCTAAGGAAGCTTTATTTTTTCTTTAG
- a CDS encoding RsmD family RNA methyltransferase has protein sequence MRIIGGKLKGIRMNAPASLPVRPTTDMAKEALFNILYNTYDFDSCSVLDLFSGTGNISIEFASRGIKEVTAVDKHSGCIFWLKSVIEKYELNEITLQKADVFKFLEQHTKSYQIIFADPPYDLTNIPLIPQLVAKNKLLTENGLLVVEHPSLLKLKDQPGYKETRRYGNSSFSFFNYTP, from the coding sequence ATGCGTATAATTGGCGGTAAATTAAAAGGTATCCGCATGAATGCGCCTGCCAGTCTTCCTGTAAGACCTACTACAGACATGGCCAAAGAGGCCCTTTTCAATATTTTATACAATACTTACGATTTTGACAGTTGCAGTGTGCTCGATTTATTCAGCGGCACAGGAAACATCAGTATTGAATTCGCTTCACGCGGAATAAAAGAAGTAACTGCTGTAGATAAACATTCCGGCTGTATATTCTGGCTTAAATCAGTTATTGAAAAATATGAACTGAATGAAATCACACTGCAAAAGGCAGATGTATTCAAATTCCTGGAACAACACACTAAAAGTTATCAGATTATATTTGCAGATCCACCTTATGATTTGACAAATATTCCGCTTATTCCACAATTAGTGGCGAAAAACAAGTTATTGACTGAAAACGGATTACTGGTGGTAGAACATCCTTCTTTATTAAAATTAAAAGATCAGCCAGGTTATAAAGAAACCCGCCGTTATGGTAATTCTTCTTTCAGCTTTTTTAACTATACGCCTTAA
- a CDS encoding DUF3822 family protein, whose product MNNSKNSILLVDPEFDPHTASACNLLLKITGDSFSYAIIDKNSKQLKAVFDQQECEDISTDLATILKNDNYLKLPFREIKVSVYTPNTIAVPNEFFCKQDLNTYANFFSEDQSATLYTRAFARFGFTSVFNLEKFTEQTLNTFLASAARYEQNAPVLALATSAEGTSLLLDFTAGSFNALLLDEGKMRFQNTYQIENAEEFNYYLVLLIQELKLDPATTSVLISGIIHQNDGYHTCLHKYFNHIHFNLPPASDIDHAILDDMPAHYYSSLLALDLCV is encoded by the coding sequence ATGAACAATAGTAAAAACAGCATTTTATTAGTGGATCCGGAATTTGATCCTCATACTGCCTCAGCCTGTAATTTGTTGTTAAAGATTACCGGCGATAGTTTTTCATATGCCATAATTGATAAAAACAGCAAGCAGTTAAAAGCCGTATTTGATCAGCAGGAGTGTGAAGACATCAGCACTGACCTGGCCACTATTTTAAAAAATGACAATTACCTTAAGCTGCCATTCAGGGAAATTAAGGTTTCTGTGTATACGCCAAATACTATTGCTGTTCCCAATGAGTTTTTCTGTAAGCAGGACCTGAATACCTACGCTAACTTTTTCAGCGAAGATCAATCAGCTACCTTATATACACGTGCTTTTGCGCGCTTTGGCTTCACTTCAGTGTTTAACCTGGAGAAATTCACTGAGCAAACTTTAAATACCTTCCTGGCCAGCGCTGCACGCTATGAGCAGAATGCACCAGTTCTGGCATTGGCAACCAGTGCAGAAGGCACGTCTTTATTGCTTGACTTCACAGCGGGCTCTTTTAATGCCTTATTACTGGATGAAGGCAAGATGCGCTTCCAGAATACCTACCAGATAGAGAATGCGGAAGAATTTAACTATTACCTGGTCTTATTGATTCAGGAATTAAAGTTAGATCCGGCAACCACATCTGTATTAATCAGTGGAATTATTCATCAGAATGATGGTTACCATACCTGTCTGCATAAATATTTCAATCACATCCATTTTAACCTTCCTCCTGCCAGTGATATTGATCATGCGATCTTAGATGATATGCCTGCTCACTATTACAGCAGCTTATTAGCCCTGGACTTATGCGTATAA
- a CDS encoding ATP-dependent RecD-like DNA helicase produces MDKASIIAQSYQFQPTAEQFVFCQQMADFLSGELDNRCFILRGYAGTGKTTSVAALVKVLPKFKFRSVLLAPTGRAAKVMTSYSGRTALTIHKKIYRKRTAVGLDMSFQLAPNLAENTLFIIDEASMIADEWNTQNGSSFLKDVMEFIYNGKNCAVLFVGDTAQLPPVGSLESPALNKDYVAQNFGLRVTETELREVVRQGRTSGILANASMLRDLINTHIENMAEGNGEEKVALPQFFTKGYKDIFRMTGVKLVEGLEYAYRKFDIENSLVVCRSNKSANVYNQQIRARLLYREEELTGGDQIMVVRNNYFWLPDNESTSFIANGDMARIVRVRNEEERYGFRFSEVQLEFLDYPEAGQVTCKVMLDTLQAETPNLPYADSKKLFEGLVEDYEHITNKRERMLAIKEDPYYNALQIKFAYAVTCHKAQGGQWDAVFVDQGYLTDEMVDLEFLRWLYTAITRAKQELFLVNFAQNLFKDPSEEQY; encoded by the coding sequence ATGGATAAAGCCTCAATAATTGCCCAGTCTTATCAATTTCAACCCACTGCTGAACAGTTTGTTTTTTGCCAGCAAATGGCTGATTTTTTATCTGGAGAGCTGGATAACAGGTGTTTCATCCTCAGAGGATATGCAGGTACAGGTAAAACTACTTCGGTTGCTGCACTGGTGAAGGTGTTACCAAAATTTAAGTTCAGATCGGTTTTGCTTGCGCCAACGGGCCGTGCTGCGAAGGTGATGACGAGTTATTCGGGCAGAACAGCGTTAACTATTCACAAAAAAATATATAGAAAAAGAACTGCGGTAGGGCTTGATATGTCATTTCAGCTGGCGCCAAACCTTGCAGAAAATACTTTATTTATTATTGATGAGGCTTCAATGATTGCCGATGAGTGGAATACCCAGAATGGATCTTCTTTTTTGAAAGATGTGATGGAGTTTATCTATAATGGTAAAAATTGCGCTGTACTATTTGTGGGGGATACCGCACAGTTGCCCCCGGTAGGCAGTCTGGAATCTCCGGCATTGAATAAAGATTATGTCGCTCAGAATTTCGGATTAAGAGTCACAGAAACAGAATTGAGAGAAGTGGTAAGGCAGGGCAGAACATCGGGAATATTAGCGAATGCTTCTATGCTGCGGGATCTGATCAATACGCATATTGAAAATATGGCAGAAGGAAATGGAGAGGAGAAAGTAGCCTTGCCACAATTTTTCACGAAAGGCTATAAAGATATTTTCAGGATGACAGGAGTCAAGCTTGTCGAAGGGTTAGAGTATGCCTACAGAAAATTCGATATCGAAAATTCTCTGGTGGTTTGCCGTTCTAATAAGTCTGCAAATGTTTACAACCAGCAAATCAGGGCAAGATTATTATACCGTGAAGAGGAACTGACTGGCGGAGATCAGATTATGGTCGTCCGGAATAATTATTTCTGGTTGCCGGATAATGAATCGACTTCTTTTATTGCCAATGGTGATATGGCCAGGATTGTCAGGGTAAGGAACGAAGAAGAGCGGTATGGTTTCAGGTTCTCTGAGGTACAGCTTGAATTTCTGGATTATCCGGAAGCAGGTCAGGTCACCTGTAAAGTCATGCTGGATACCTTACAGGCAGAAACACCTAATTTACCTTATGCAGACAGCAAAAAATTATTCGAAGGTTTAGTAGAAGATTATGAGCATATTACAAATAAGCGGGAGCGGATGCTGGCGATTAAGGAAGACCCGTATTACAATGCGCTGCAAATTAAATTTGCTTATGCAGTAACCTGCCATAAAGCACAGGGCGGTCAATGGGATGCGGTATTTGTAGATCAGGGATACCTGACCGACGAAATGGTAGATCTTGAGTTTCTGCGCTGGTTATATACTGCCATTACCAGGGCTAAACAGGAATTGTTCCTGGTTAACTTTGCGCAGAACTTATTTAAAGATCCATCCGAAGAGCAGTACTGA
- a CDS encoding MBL fold metallo-hydrolase codes for MSKKSYFLLLLLLNLVFSHGYAQNQKSFKVIPLGTRGGLDESNLSAYLIAPIGSDHFIAADAGTLRHGIDVAISNQLFKGPADEVLKNNIKGYLVSHAHLDHIAGLIMNSPDDSKKNIYAFPSVIEVLREKYFTWKAWANFANEGEMPRLNKYTYVPLEAQVKKELTGTEMQVTAFPLSHGPGYESTAFLISHQESSLIYLGDTGADEIEKNTQLEQLWKQVAPLILKNQLKAIFIETSFSDKQPENQLFGHLTPRLLMVELSKLSKLTGVKALQKVSIVITHMKAWDKEEEYLVNELKQKNQLGLKLVFPEQGKCLEF; via the coding sequence ATGTCTAAGAAATCATATTTTCTCCTTCTGCTCTTATTAAACCTTGTTTTTAGCCATGGTTATGCACAAAATCAAAAATCTTTTAAAGTCATCCCATTGGGTACCAGGGGCGGACTGGATGAAAGTAATTTATCGGCTTATCTGATTGCACCCATAGGAAGCGATCACTTTATTGCTGCCGATGCGGGAACGCTCAGACATGGAATAGATGTAGCGATCAGCAATCAATTGTTTAAAGGGCCGGCTGATGAAGTCCTGAAAAATAACATTAAGGGTTACCTGGTATCACATGCACACCTGGATCATATTGCCGGATTGATTATGAACTCTCCTGATGACTCTAAAAAGAATATTTATGCTTTTCCATCCGTTATTGAAGTCTTAAGAGAAAAGTATTTTACCTGGAAAGCCTGGGCTAACTTTGCGAATGAAGGGGAGATGCCGCGTTTGAATAAATATACTTATGTACCACTTGAAGCGCAGGTGAAAAAAGAACTGACTGGTACAGAAATGCAGGTGACGGCTTTTCCTTTGAGTCACGGGCCTGGTTATGAGAGTACAGCTTTTTTAATCAGTCATCAGGAAAGTTCTTTAATATACCTGGGAGATACAGGAGCAGATGAAATAGAGAAAAATACGCAATTAGAGCAGCTGTGGAAGCAAGTGGCCCCACTGATTCTAAAGAACCAGCTGAAAGCCATATTTATTGAAACATCTTTTTCTGATAAACAGCCTGAAAATCAGTTATTCGGGCATTTGACACCACGTTTGCTGATGGTAGAGTTAAGTAAGCTGAGTAAACTGACAGGTGTTAAAGCTTTGCAAAAAGTTTCTATTGTGATTACACATATGAAGGCATGGGATAAAGAAGAAGAATACCTGGTTAATGAACTGAAACAGAAAAATCAGCTGGGGCTGAAACTTGTTTTTCCCGAACAAGGGAAATGCCTGGAGTTTTAA
- a CDS encoding acetolactate decarboxylase yields the protein MRINRLISIVIFAAVAITFTARASVTTRDLCSVKAIPKDSIPKSLFTVGIGGGLIGGLYDGFYPYQSLKKHGNFGLGAPDKLDGELMIYQGKIYKTQHTGKTSLVDDRDSTSFAMVNFFHADKKLNPPAGMDKTALFHYLDSVLTNVNGMYAIHISGKFKAIKTRAFPPVKAHQHTPLAEMLALQRFFEYKDCEGDLIGYRLPYFMDNTNISGYHFHFLSAQKNAGGHIIDLKTDNIVIEIEQLDSYTIQPPATKDFEHFDFKKNREEDIKSVERGGKK from the coding sequence ATGCGTATCAACCGTTTAATCTCCATTGTTATCTTCGCTGCAGTTGCAATTACATTTACAGCCCGCGCTTCCGTTACTACCAGAGATTTATGTTCTGTTAAAGCCATACCAAAAGATAGTATCCCAAAATCATTATTCACCGTTGGTATTGGCGGCGGACTGATCGGTGGTCTGTATGATGGTTTTTATCCTTATCAATCACTTAAAAAGCATGGTAATTTTGGTCTTGGTGCCCCCGATAAACTGGATGGTGAGCTGATGATCTACCAGGGGAAAATTTATAAGACCCAGCATACAGGTAAGACTTCACTGGTAGATGACCGGGATTCAACTTCATTTGCAATGGTCAACTTTTTTCATGCGGACAAGAAGCTTAATCCTCCGGCAGGGATGGATAAAACAGCATTGTTCCATTATCTGGATAGTGTGCTCACTAATGTAAACGGGATGTATGCCATCCATATCAGTGGTAAATTCAAAGCGATAAAAACAAGGGCTTTTCCACCTGTAAAAGCACATCAGCATACACCACTTGCTGAAATGTTAGCCTTACAACGGTTTTTTGAGTATAAAGATTGTGAAGGAGATCTGATCGGTTACCGTCTGCCTTATTTTATGGATAACACTAATATTTCAGGTTATCATTTTCATTTTCTATCGGCTCAGAAAAATGCCGGTGGTCATATTATTGACCTTAAAACAGATAACATTGTGATTGAAATAGAGCAATTGGATAGTTATACTATACAGCCTCCTGCGACAAAAGATTTCGAACATTTTGACTTTAAAAAGAACCGGGAAGAGGATATTAAAAGTGTAGAGCGCGGAGGTAAAAAGTAA
- a CDS encoding paraquat-inducible protein A: MAAEKQQNVVKGFNVVKLLLIFGLGLLLAGEGYFGYRLHTLSNQQEEIKKDYSDINNITFGLFSVDQWHDKVAGIINHQVRNFTMTPKQKKQMRVEVEQIILALINKAEAMVNKPQKSIGGKLKKLAIKTFVNTDKIKAQVPEFAKTIIAKIDNPKNKKQLSEMAMGKFTAIEQTDSTTKANNAAISKMYRKYRVSDRDEFNDKLNASLDKIRTITYNYSFGMLACILIVLSLWWIFRKRAEFHAILFVMSLMFAFVLLAVGLTASMIEVDARIKSLDCVLLGEHVIFKNQVLFFQSKSILDVVEVLVKQPAIDSILVGILILVFSILFPIMKLSSTGIHLLSKRKLAENKFIKYFAFQSGKWSMADVIVIAILMTYIGLNGLLESQLSSLNIQSDFLTIITTNNTALQPGYIIFISFVLYGLILSTILKFITPYDSH, from the coding sequence TTGGCTGCCGAAAAACAACAAAATGTCGTTAAAGGATTTAACGTCGTCAAATTATTACTCATCTTCGGCCTGGGCCTGCTTTTGGCTGGCGAAGGCTATTTTGGCTACCGGCTGCATACGCTCTCAAATCAGCAGGAAGAAATCAAAAAAGATTACTCCGATATCAATAATATCACTTTCGGGCTGTTTTCAGTCGATCAATGGCATGACAAGGTTGCGGGTATTATTAACCACCAGGTCCGTAATTTTACCATGACCCCAAAACAGAAAAAGCAAATGCGGGTGGAGGTTGAACAGATCATTCTGGCTTTGATCAATAAAGCAGAGGCCATGGTCAATAAACCACAAAAATCAATAGGTGGGAAATTGAAGAAACTGGCTATCAAAACATTTGTAAATACTGATAAAATAAAAGCTCAGGTTCCTGAATTTGCTAAAACTATCATAGCAAAGATCGATAACCCGAAAAATAAAAAGCAGTTAAGTGAAATGGCGATGGGGAAATTTACAGCTATTGAGCAAACTGACAGTACGACAAAGGCAAATAACGCAGCGATCAGTAAAATGTACCGCAAATATCGTGTTTCTGATCGTGATGAATTTAATGATAAGCTTAATGCATCACTGGATAAAATCAGAACGATTACCTATAACTACTCTTTTGGTATGCTTGCTTGTATCCTGATTGTATTATCGTTGTGGTGGATATTCAGGAAAAGGGCAGAGTTTCACGCTATCCTTTTTGTGATGTCACTGATGTTTGCCTTTGTTCTTCTGGCAGTTGGTTTAACTGCATCAATGATCGAAGTAGACGCACGTATCAAATCACTTGACTGTGTATTGTTAGGAGAACATGTGATTTTTAAAAACCAGGTATTATTCTTTCAAAGTAAAAGTATCCTTGATGTAGTAGAAGTTCTGGTGAAGCAGCCTGCCATTGATTCTATACTTGTCGGCATTTTAATCCTTGTTTTCAGTATTCTGTTTCCGATCATGAAATTAAGCTCTACCGGTATTCATTTATTAAGCAAAAGGAAGCTGGCTGAAAATAAATTCATCAAATACTTCGCATTTCAATCTGGTAAATGGAGTATGGCAGATGTGATTGTGATAGCCATATTAATGACCTATATAGGTTTAAATGGTTTATTAGAGAGTCAATTGTCAAGCCTTAATATTCAAAGTGATTTTTTAACCATCATTACCACCAATAATACTGCTTTACAGCCTGGTTATATCATTTTTATCAGCTTTGTATTGTACGGACTTATTTTGTCTACCATCCTGAAATTTATAACGCCGTATGATTCGCATTAA
- a CDS encoding paraquat-inducible protein A, which translates to MIRIKTNTAVKKYSLPNIILILGLSILLCGEAYFGYHLHTDSMEQEQIKEDYSMLNNITFGLFSVDQWRDRMTEVVNHQVHDFTMTRAQKKDLQEQVEEQLHGLITKAVAEINKPQKSLGGKLKKLAFNSFVDADDLQKQVPSFAKTIIDKVNSPASHKRLKSIATSKVDQLANETYDSTAVASTAVTKHLYKKYSVSNPAEFNKVINSRLAAIRTVTYNYAYGMLGCVLVALGLWWFMRKHVQLQTTLFVMSLLFAFILLAVGVTASIIEVDARIETLNFMLLGEKITFENQVLFFQSKSILNIIEVLVKQPKPDAVVVGVLMLVFIIILPVLRITAKGIHLLGNEKVAENKVVKYLTFESGKWDMADVMVVGILMTYIGLNGILQSQLSNLNIHNSLLTTTTVNDTSLQPGYFIFVVYVMFETLLSYILKRMTNDEVTDQEGDPLS; encoded by the coding sequence ATGATTCGCATTAAAACAAACACAGCGGTTAAAAAATATAGCCTGCCTAATATAATACTGATTCTTGGGTTAAGTATACTTCTTTGTGGCGAGGCCTATTTCGGTTACCACCTGCATACAGATTCAATGGAGCAGGAACAGATTAAAGAAGACTACAGTATGTTGAATAATATCACATTCGGACTGTTTTCTGTTGATCAGTGGCGGGATCGGATGACTGAAGTTGTCAATCACCAGGTGCATGATTTTACGATGACCCGCGCACAAAAGAAAGACTTGCAGGAACAAGTAGAGGAACAGCTTCATGGGCTCATTACCAAGGCTGTTGCAGAGATTAACAAGCCACAAAAGAGTTTGGGTGGTAAACTGAAAAAACTCGCATTCAATAGCTTTGTGGATGCTGATGATCTGCAAAAGCAAGTGCCTTCTTTTGCAAAAACAATCATTGATAAAGTGAATAGCCCTGCAAGCCATAAGCGGTTAAAGAGTATTGCTACAAGTAAAGTTGACCAGCTTGCAAATGAAACTTATGACAGTACTGCTGTTGCCAGTACTGCAGTTACAAAACACTTGTATAAAAAATATAGCGTTTCCAATCCGGCTGAATTTAATAAAGTGATCAATTCCAGATTGGCTGCTATCCGTACTGTCACCTACAATTATGCTTATGGCATGCTGGGCTGCGTTTTGGTTGCGCTTGGCTTATGGTGGTTCATGAGAAAACATGTACAGTTGCAGACTACACTTTTTGTGATGTCGCTGCTGTTTGCCTTTATCCTGTTGGCGGTGGGCGTAACGGCATCTATTATAGAAGTAGATGCACGTATCGAAACACTGAATTTTATGCTGCTGGGCGAGAAAATTACTTTTGAGAACCAGGTGTTATTTTTTCAAAGTAAAAGTATACTGAATATTATAGAAGTATTAGTTAAACAACCTAAGCCTGATGCGGTTGTTGTAGGTGTATTAATGCTTGTATTCATTATTATCCTTCCTGTATTAAGAATAACCGCTAAGGGTATTCATTTATTGGGCAATGAAAAAGTGGCCGAAAATAAAGTGGTGAAATATTTGACCTTTGAGTCTGGTAAATGGGATATGGCCGATGTGATGGTTGTAGGTATCCTGATGACTTACATTGGTTTGAACGGAATTCTGCAAAGTCAGTTGTCTAATTTAAATATTCATAACAGTTTATTGACTACGACAACGGTCAACGATACCTCTTTGCAGCCTGGATACTTCATCTTCGTGGTATACGTTATGTTTGAGACTTTGTTGTCTTACATTTTAAAACGAATGACAAATGATGAGGTGACCGATCAGGAGGGTGATCCTCTGAGTTAA
- a CDS encoding helix-turn-helix transcriptional regulator, whose translation MLFIITRFIIINTHELVQMLEPVIVKVKHAVLEKYIAYYYFLTTESDDFEAKYYAFPHTYTVLNIHCHAAHEINKYQTSVEGVSSFSPVSIVQGLREHPILILLKGKLNKVTILFKPMGINAFIPEPFGQLIQQPSQEFSVWNNNRIYQQFLSDFFTTGDLKAKATLLEDFLLSMLKPVPDSKKLDLSINLLSDFEQNLTLEDICDQLDVHPRTFNRLFKKHLGITPAGYRKVARFRHSLQNKLLENQVKQMTDLAYQSNYYDQSYFNKIYKSLTGTNPGRFFKQIETLADNRLVFQFL comes from the coding sequence TTGTTATTTATAATAACTAGATTTATTATTATTAATACTCACGAATTAGTTCAAATGCTAGAGCCAGTCATTGTAAAAGTTAAACATGCTGTACTAGAAAAGTATATTGCTTACTACTATTTTCTAACTACAGAGAGCGATGATTTTGAAGCTAAATATTATGCCTTCCCACACACCTATACGGTTCTCAATATCCACTGCCATGCAGCACATGAAATCAATAAGTATCAGACCAGTGTTGAAGGAGTTAGTAGCTTTAGTCCGGTATCAATTGTACAGGGGCTTAGGGAACATCCTATCTTAATACTCCTTAAAGGCAAATTGAATAAAGTAACGATCCTTTTCAAACCGATGGGAATTAATGCCTTTATTCCAGAACCTTTCGGACAACTTATACAACAGCCAAGTCAGGAATTTTCCGTCTGGAATAATAATAGAATTTACCAGCAATTCCTTTCTGATTTCTTTACCACCGGAGATTTAAAAGCTAAAGCCACTCTTTTAGAAGACTTTTTGTTAAGTATGCTTAAACCTGTTCCAGATTCTAAAAAGCTTGATTTGTCAATTAACCTTTTATCTGACTTTGAACAAAACCTAACTTTAGAAGACATCTGCGATCAACTGGATGTTCATCCCCGTACTTTTAACAGACTATTTAAAAAGCATCTTGGAATAACACCAGCCGGATATAGGAAAGTCGCCCGGTTCAGGCACTCACTTCAAAATAAACTATTGGAAAATCAGGTTAAACAAATGACAGATCTGGCTTATCAAAGTAACTATTATGACCAATCTTATTTTAATAAGATTTATAAAAGTCTTACCGGTACAAATCCCGGACGCTTTTTCAAACAGATTGAAACTTTGGCTGATAACCGTCTTGTATTTCAGTTTTTGTAA